Proteins from a single region of Scleropages formosus chromosome 24, fSclFor1.1, whole genome shotgun sequence:
- the LOC108936395 gene encoding LOW QUALITY PROTEIN: pyruvate dehydrogenase [acetyl-transferring]-phosphatase 1, mitochondrial (The sequence of the model RefSeq protein was modified relative to this genomic sequence to represent the inferred CDS: substituted 1 base at 1 genomic stop codon) produces MKKWTALNLKRFSQFLWSRDSNTRRRSHISPSQANHILKSNEYSFKAYGQDGRNAGSVLRFDSNVLASNWPMEDRRSTAMCLQSKAMLFGVFDGHAGYTCAQAVSERLFYYIAVSLLRLKVLEDIEEAVENERPVMPVLQWHKHPNDHASTDAGKLYFSSLRTYWXELIELGEDRNRDTQTALVDAFKRLDSDIALEAQADFGELVSRYMPLRTALSGCTACVAHLDGPDLHVANLGDSRAVIGVQEEDGTWSALTVTNDHNAENPEEVQRVLSKHPATEEKTVVKHGRLLGLLMPFRAFGDVRFKWSGELLKRVCETRPGVLPGIEFSKMLPPNYHTPPYLTAEPEVTHHRLRPQDKFLILATDGLWELMHRQSVVQVVGEHLSGAHWQKPVSGLSFTLGQMLRLLVERRVRALSALEDENAATHLLRHALGSDGFGAVDPRRLAKMLSLPPELTRMYRDDIAVVVVHLSSPVLEPGASETIS; encoded by the exons ATGAAGAAGTGGACAGCGCTAAACCTCAAGCGTTTCTCTCAGTTTTTGTGGAGCCGGGACTCAAACACCAGGCG GAGGAGCCACATATCCCCATCACAGGCTAATCACATTTTGAAAAGCAACGAATACAGTTTCAAAGCATACGGACAGGATGGAAGAAACGCCGGCTCAGTGCTCAGGTTTGACAGCAATGTCCTGGCCTCGAACTGGCCCATGGAGGACCGAAGGAGCACGGCCATGTGTCTCCAAAGTAAGGCCATGCTCTTTGGCGTGTTTGACGGACATGCAGGCTACACATGTGCTCAAGCTGTCAGCGAGCGGCTCTTTTACTACATAGCAGTGTCCCTGCTCCGGCTGAAAGTGCTGGAAGACATCGAGGAGGCGGTGGAGAATGAGCGGCCCGTCATGCCCGTGCTGCAGTGGCACAAGCATCCAAACGACCACGCCAGCACCGATGCCGGGAAGCTGTATTTCAGCAGCCTGCGGACCTACTGGTAGGAGCTCATCGAGCTCGGGGAGGACCGTAACAGGGACACGCAGACTGCCCTTGTCGACGCCTTCAAGCGCCTGGACAGCGATATCGCCCTGGAGGCGCAGGCTGACTTTGGGGAGCTCGTGTCACGCTACATGCCACTCAGGACAGCGCTCTCGGGCTGCACAGCATGCGTGGCTCACTTGGATGGGCCTGACCTACATGTGGCAAACCTTGGAGACAGTCGCGCTGTCATAGGTGTCCAGGAAGAGGATGGTACTTGGTCGGCGTTGACTGTCACCAACGACCACAACGCAGAGAACCCAGAGGAGGTGCAGAGGGTGCTGTCCAAACACCCAGCGACGGAGGAGAAGACCGTGGTCAAGCACGGGAGGCTGCTCGGCCTCCTGATGCCCTTCCGGGCCTTCGGAGATGTCAGGTTCAAGTGGAGTGGCGAGCTCCTGAAGCGAGTCTGTGAGACACGTCCAGGTGTGCTCCCCGGGATCGAATTTTCCAAGATGCTCCCGCCCAACTATCACACACCACCATATCTCACGGCAGAGCCAGAGGTGACACACCACAGGCTGCGACCCCAGGACAAGTTCCTCATCCTCGCAACAGACGGCTTATGGGAGCTGATGCACCGGCAGAGCGTGGTGCAGGTGGTCGGggagcacctgagtggtgcccACTGGCAGAAGCCAGTCTCAGGCCTCTCCTTTACCCTGGGACAGATGCTAAGGCTGCTGGTGGAGCGCAGGGTGCGAGCCCTCTCCGCGCTGGAGGACGAGAACGCTGCCACCCACCTGCTCCGCCACGCGCTGGGCAGCGATGGCTTCGGGGCCGTGGATCCCAGACGCCTGGCCAAGATGCTGAGTCTCCCGCCAGAGCTGACAAGAATGTACCGCGATGACATCGCGGTGGTGGTGGTACACCTGAGCAGCCCTGTCCTCGAGCCAGGAGCTAGTGAAACAATCTCTTAA
- the nfs1 gene encoding cysteine desulfurase — protein MLSKALMRSLFLPRGAFGKQALKYTGRALSAQPRDREIIKSRELEKEELRPLYMDFQATTPMDPRVLDAMLPYQVNYYGNPHSRTHAYGWESESAMEKARKQVADLIGADPREIIFTSGATESNNMSIKGVARFYKAKKKHIITTQTEHKCVLDSCRVLEAEGFEVTYLPVKINGLLDLKQLEESIRPDTSLVSVMTVNNEIGVKQPVKEIGEICRSRNVFFHTDAAQAIGKIPIDVSDWKVDLMSISGHKIYGPKGVGALYVRRRPRVRLEPVQSGGGQERGLRSGTVPTPLAVGLGAACEIAQQEMEYDHKRVSVLAKRLVEKITSELPDVVMNGDPEQRYPGCINLSFAYVEGESLLMALKDVALSSGSACTSASLEPSYVLRAIGTDEDLAHSSIRFGIGRFTTEEEVDYTAEKCIQQVKRLREMSPLWEMVQEGIDLKSIKWTQH, from the exons ATGCTGAGCAAGGCACTGATGAGGAGCTTGTTTCTGCCCCGGGGGGCGTTCGGCAAACAGGCGCTCAAGTACACGGGGAGAGCGCTGAGCGCGCAGCCCCGCGACCGcg AGATCATTAAAAgcagggagctggagaaggaggagttGCGCCCCCTCTACATGGACTTCCAGGCCACCACACCTATG GACCCTCGCGTTCTGGACGCGATGCTTCCTTACCAGGTGAATTACTACGGTAACCCCCATTCGAGGACCCACGCGTACGGCTGGGAGAGCGAGAGCGCCATGGAGAAGGCCCGGAAA caagtagcggATTTGATTGGCGCCGATCCCAGGGAGATCATCTTCACCAGTGGGGCCACCGAGTCCAACAACATGTCAATCAAG GGGGTTGCAAGGTTTTACAAGGCCAAGAAGAAACACATCATAACCACCCAGACAGAGCACAAGTGTGTCCTGGACTCGTGCCGAGTGCTGGAGGCCGAAGGATTCGAGGTCACCTACCTTCCGGTGAAAATAAACGGCTTGTTGGACCTGAAG CAACTGGAGGAAAGCATACGACCGGATACGAGTCTGGTCTCCGTGATGACCGTCAACAATGAAATTGGAGTCAAACAGCCGGTCAAAGAAATTG GTGAAATCTGCCGCTCCAGGAATGTGTTCTTCCACACAGACGCCGCCCAGGCGATCGGAAAAATTCCCATTGATGTTTCGGACTGGAAGGTTGACCTCATGTCCATCAGCGGACACAAAATATATGGCCCTAAAG GTGTGGGGGCGTTGTATGTGCGGCGCCGGCCCCGGGTTCGGCTGGAGCCCGTTCAGAGTGGCGGCGGTCAAGAAAGGGGGCTGCGCTCCGGCACGGTCCCCACGCCCTTGGCTGTCGGCCTGGGGGCTGCGTGTGAAATCGCCCAGCAAGAGATGGAG TATGACCACAAGCGGGTGTCTGTGTTGGCAAAGCGTCTTGTAGAGAAGATTACCTCCGAGCTTCCCGATGTTGTGATGAACGGCGATCCTGAACAGAGGTACCCAG GGTGTATAAACTTATCTTTCGCCTACGTGGAAGGCGAGAGTCTGCTGATGGCCTTGAAGGATGTGGCTCTCTCTTCTGGCAG CGCCTGCACGTCGGCTTCTCTGGAGCCCTCCTACGTCCTGCGGGCCATCGGCACAGATGAGGACCTGGCGCACTCGTCCATCAG ATTTGGCATCGGGCGGTTTACcacggaggaggaggtggactACACAGCGGAGAAGTGCATCCAGCAGGTCAAACGCCTCCGAGAAATGAG CCCCCTGTGGGAGATGGTGCAGGAGGGAATCGATCTGAAAAGCATCAAATGGACACAGCACTGA
- the rbm39a gene encoding RNA-binding protein 39a isoform X3: MADDFDIEAMLEAPYKKDDIKSSSANGHEERSKKKKKSRSRSRSRDKRRSKSRERKRSRDRKRSRSRERRRSRSKERRRSRSRSRERGGRYRARRSPFRRRSRSRSPFRKDKSPVREPIDNLTPEERDARTVFCMQLAARIRPRDLEEFFSAVGKVRDVRIISDRNSRRSKGIAYIEFVEANSVPLAIGLTGQRLLGVPIIVQASQAEKNRAAAAANNLQKGSAGPMRLYVGSLHFNITEDMLRGIFEPFGRIESIQLMMDSETGRSKGYGFITFADAECAKKALEQLNGFELAGRPMKVGHVTERTDASTASSFLDSDELERTGIDLGTTGRLQLMARLAEGTGLQIPPAAQQALQMSGSIPFGAMAAVSDLQARLTQPAEAGISPALNLNLNNLNVNTALNLPTQPLATQCFQLSNMFNPQSEEEPGWDVEIQDDVIEECNKHGGVVHIYVDKNSPQGNVYVKCPSIPVAMAAVSALHGRWFAGNMITAAYVPLPTYHNLFPDSVVATQLLVPSRR; the protein is encoded by the exons ATGGCAGATGATTTTGATATTGAAGCTATGCTGGAAGCACCTTATAAAAAG gatgaCATCAAGTCCAGTAGTGCCAATGGACATGAAGAGCGTAGTAAGAA GAAAAAGAAGAGTCGAAGTCGCAGCCGAAGCCGCGACAAACGGAGAAGCAAGAGTCGTGAACGCAAAAGAAGTAGAGACCGCAAGCGAAGCCGCAGCCGCGAAAGAAGGCGTAGCCGCAGCAAAGAGCGGCGGCGCAGTCGCTCCCGCAGCCGGGAGCGCGGCGGTCGATACCGAGCTCGCAGGAGTCCCTT CAGGAGACGTTCCAGAAGCCGAAGCCCTTTCAGGAAAGACAAGAGCCCAGTGCG ggAACCGATTGACAATTTGACTCCAGAAGAGAGAGATGCACGCACAGTCTTCTGCATGCAGCTGGCTGCTCGAATCCGGCCTCGCGATCTGGAAGAGTTCTTCTCAGCCGTGGGAAAA GTAAGAGACGTCAGAATAATTTCTGACCGGAACTCAAGAAGATCGAAGGGGATAGCTTACATCGAGTTTGTGGAAGCCAACTCCGTACCACTGGCAATTGGCCTGACtggccagaggcttctgggggTGCCCATTATTGTCCAGGCCTCACAG GCGGAGAAGAACCgggcagctgcagcagccaACAACTTGCAGAAGGGGAGTGCTGGGCCTATGAGACTCTATGTGGGCTCTCTGCACTTCAACATCACAGAGGACATGCTGCGAGGCATCTTTGAGCCTTTCGGACGG ATTGAAAGTATCCAGCTGATGATGGACAGTGAAACTGGAAGATCCAAAGGATATGGCTTTATCACT TTTGCTGATGCTGAATGTGCTAAGAAAGCCCTAGAGCAGCTGAACGGCTTTGAGTTAGCTGGTCGGCCCATGAAGGTGGGCCACGTGACAGAGCGCACGGATGCTTCAACTGCCAGCTCCTTCCTCGACAGCGACGAGCTGGAGAGGACTGGGATTGACTTGGGAACCACGGGCCGACTACAGCTGATGGCCAGGCTTGCTGAAG GTACTGGCCTGCAGAttcctccagcagctcagcAGGCCCTACAGATGAGTGGATCGATTCCTTTCGGTGCCATGGCAGCCGTCTCGG ATTTACAAGCAAGGTTGACTCAACCAGCTGAAG CTGGCATCAGTCCTGCATTGAACTTGAACCTTAACAACCTGAATGTGAACACTGCTTTAAACCTGCCAACACAGCCACTGGCAACACAATGCTTCCAGCTCTCCAACATGTTCAACCCACAGTC TGAAGAGGAGCCTGGCTGGGATGTGGAAATCCAAGACGATGTCATTGAAGAATGCAACAAACATGGAGGtgttgtacatatatatgtggaCAAGAATTCACCACAG GGCAATGTGTATGTGAAGTGTCCCTCTATACCTGTTGCTATGGCTGCAGTGAGCGCGCTACATGGTCGGTGGTTTGCAG GAAATATGATCACAGCAGCTTATGTTCCTCTCCCAACTTACCACAACCTCTTCCCAGACTCTGTGGTGGCTACTCAGCTCCTGGTGCCCTCTCGCCGGTGA
- the rbm39a gene encoding RNA-binding protein 39a isoform X2, giving the protein MADDFDIEAMLEAPYKKDDIKSSSANGHEERSKKKKKSRSRSRSRDKRRSKSRERKRSRDRKRSRSRERRRSRSKERRRSRSRSRERGGRYRARRSPFSGPKFNGGSRGKIGPPPTVKLRRRSRSRSPFRKDKSPVREPIDNLTPEERDARTVFCMQLAARIRPRDLEEFFSAVGKVRDVRIISDRNSRRSKGIAYIEFVEANSVPLAIGLTGQRLLGVPIIVQASQAEKNRAAAAANNLQKGSAGPMRLYVGSLHFNITEDMLRGIFEPFGRIESIQLMMDSETGRSKGYGFITFADAECAKKALEQLNGFELAGRPMKVGHVTERTDASTASSFLDSDELERTGIDLGTTGRLQLMARLAEGTGLQIPPAAQQALQMSGSIPFGAMAAVSDLQARLTQPAEAGISPALNLNLNNLNVNTALNLPTQPLATQCFQLSNMFNPQSEEEPGWDVEIQDDVIEECNKHGGVVHIYVDKNSPQGNVYVKCPSIPVAMAAVSALHGRWFAGNMITAAYVPLPTYHNLFPDSVVATQLLVPSRR; this is encoded by the exons ATGGCAGATGATTTTGATATTGAAGCTATGCTGGAAGCACCTTATAAAAAG gatgaCATCAAGTCCAGTAGTGCCAATGGACATGAAGAGCGTAGTAAGAA GAAAAAGAAGAGTCGAAGTCGCAGCCGAAGCCGCGACAAACGGAGAAGCAAGAGTCGTGAACGCAAAAGAAGTAGAGACCGCAAGCGAAGCCGCAGCCGCGAAAGAAGGCGTAGCCGCAGCAAAGAGCGGCGGCGCAGTCGCTCCCGCAGCCGGGAGCGCGGCGGTCGATACCGAGCTCGCAGGAGTCCCTT TTCTGGGCCGAAATTTAACGGTGGTTCCAGAGGGAAGATTGGCCCACCACCTACCGTCAAACTAAG GAGACGTTCCAGAAGCCGAAGCCCTTTCAGGAAAGACAAGAGCCCAGTGCG ggAACCGATTGACAATTTGACTCCAGAAGAGAGAGATGCACGCACAGTCTTCTGCATGCAGCTGGCTGCTCGAATCCGGCCTCGCGATCTGGAAGAGTTCTTCTCAGCCGTGGGAAAA GTAAGAGACGTCAGAATAATTTCTGACCGGAACTCAAGAAGATCGAAGGGGATAGCTTACATCGAGTTTGTGGAAGCCAACTCCGTACCACTGGCAATTGGCCTGACtggccagaggcttctgggggTGCCCATTATTGTCCAGGCCTCACAG GCGGAGAAGAACCgggcagctgcagcagccaACAACTTGCAGAAGGGGAGTGCTGGGCCTATGAGACTCTATGTGGGCTCTCTGCACTTCAACATCACAGAGGACATGCTGCGAGGCATCTTTGAGCCTTTCGGACGG ATTGAAAGTATCCAGCTGATGATGGACAGTGAAACTGGAAGATCCAAAGGATATGGCTTTATCACT TTTGCTGATGCTGAATGTGCTAAGAAAGCCCTAGAGCAGCTGAACGGCTTTGAGTTAGCTGGTCGGCCCATGAAGGTGGGCCACGTGACAGAGCGCACGGATGCTTCAACTGCCAGCTCCTTCCTCGACAGCGACGAGCTGGAGAGGACTGGGATTGACTTGGGAACCACGGGCCGACTACAGCTGATGGCCAGGCTTGCTGAAG GTACTGGCCTGCAGAttcctccagcagctcagcAGGCCCTACAGATGAGTGGATCGATTCCTTTCGGTGCCATGGCAGCCGTCTCGG ATTTACAAGCAAGGTTGACTCAACCAGCTGAAG CTGGCATCAGTCCTGCATTGAACTTGAACCTTAACAACCTGAATGTGAACACTGCTTTAAACCTGCCAACACAGCCACTGGCAACACAATGCTTCCAGCTCTCCAACATGTTCAACCCACAGTC TGAAGAGGAGCCTGGCTGGGATGTGGAAATCCAAGACGATGTCATTGAAGAATGCAACAAACATGGAGGtgttgtacatatatatgtggaCAAGAATTCACCACAG GGCAATGTGTATGTGAAGTGTCCCTCTATACCTGTTGCTATGGCTGCAGTGAGCGCGCTACATGGTCGGTGGTTTGCAG GAAATATGATCACAGCAGCTTATGTTCCTCTCCCAACTTACCACAACCTCTTCCCAGACTCTGTGGTGGCTACTCAGCTCCTGGTGCCCTCTCGCCGGTGA
- the rbm39a gene encoding RNA-binding protein 39a isoform X4, with translation MQLAARIRPRDLEEFFSAVGKVRDVRIISDRNSRRSKGIAYIEFVEANSVPLAIGLTGQRLLGVPIIVQASQAEKNRAAAAANNLQKGSAGPMRLYVGSLHFNITEDMLRGIFEPFGRIESIQLMMDSETGRSKGYGFITFADAECAKKALEQLNGFELAGRPMKVGHVTERTDASTASSFLDSDELERTGIDLGTTGRLQLMARLAEGTGLQIPPAAQQALQMSGSIPFGAMAAVSDLQARLTQPAEAGISPALNLNLNNLNVNTALNLPTQPLATQCFQLSNMFNPQSEEEPGWDVEIQDDVIEECNKHGGVVHIYVDKNSPQGNVYVKCPSIPVAMAAVSALHGRWFAGNMITAAYVPLPTYHNLFPDSVVATQLLVPSRR, from the exons ATGCAGCTGGCTGCTCGAATCCGGCCTCGCGATCTGGAAGAGTTCTTCTCAGCCGTGGGAAAA GTAAGAGACGTCAGAATAATTTCTGACCGGAACTCAAGAAGATCGAAGGGGATAGCTTACATCGAGTTTGTGGAAGCCAACTCCGTACCACTGGCAATTGGCCTGACtggccagaggcttctgggggTGCCCATTATTGTCCAGGCCTCACAG GCGGAGAAGAACCgggcagctgcagcagccaACAACTTGCAGAAGGGGAGTGCTGGGCCTATGAGACTCTATGTGGGCTCTCTGCACTTCAACATCACAGAGGACATGCTGCGAGGCATCTTTGAGCCTTTCGGACGG ATTGAAAGTATCCAGCTGATGATGGACAGTGAAACTGGAAGATCCAAAGGATATGGCTTTATCACT TTTGCTGATGCTGAATGTGCTAAGAAAGCCCTAGAGCAGCTGAACGGCTTTGAGTTAGCTGGTCGGCCCATGAAGGTGGGCCACGTGACAGAGCGCACGGATGCTTCAACTGCCAGCTCCTTCCTCGACAGCGACGAGCTGGAGAGGACTGGGATTGACTTGGGAACCACGGGCCGACTACAGCTGATGGCCAGGCTTGCTGAAG GTACTGGCCTGCAGAttcctccagcagctcagcAGGCCCTACAGATGAGTGGATCGATTCCTTTCGGTGCCATGGCAGCCGTCTCGG ATTTACAAGCAAGGTTGACTCAACCAGCTGAAG CTGGCATCAGTCCTGCATTGAACTTGAACCTTAACAACCTGAATGTGAACACTGCTTTAAACCTGCCAACACAGCCACTGGCAACACAATGCTTCCAGCTCTCCAACATGTTCAACCCACAGTC TGAAGAGGAGCCTGGCTGGGATGTGGAAATCCAAGACGATGTCATTGAAGAATGCAACAAACATGGAGGtgttgtacatatatatgtggaCAAGAATTCACCACAG GGCAATGTGTATGTGAAGTGTCCCTCTATACCTGTTGCTATGGCTGCAGTGAGCGCGCTACATGGTCGGTGGTTTGCAG GAAATATGATCACAGCAGCTTATGTTCCTCTCCCAACTTACCACAACCTCTTCCCAGACTCTGTGGTGGCTACTCAGCTCCTGGTGCCCTCTCGCCGGTGA
- the rbm39a gene encoding RNA-binding protein 39a isoform X1 → MADDFDIEAMLEAPYKKDDIKSSSANGHEERSKKKKKSRSRSRSRDKRRSKSRERKRSRDRKRSRSRERRRSRSKERRRSRSRSRERGGRYRARRSPFSGPKFNGGSRGKIGPPPTVKLSRRRSRSRSPFRKDKSPVREPIDNLTPEERDARTVFCMQLAARIRPRDLEEFFSAVGKVRDVRIISDRNSRRSKGIAYIEFVEANSVPLAIGLTGQRLLGVPIIVQASQAEKNRAAAAANNLQKGSAGPMRLYVGSLHFNITEDMLRGIFEPFGRIESIQLMMDSETGRSKGYGFITFADAECAKKALEQLNGFELAGRPMKVGHVTERTDASTASSFLDSDELERTGIDLGTTGRLQLMARLAEGTGLQIPPAAQQALQMSGSIPFGAMAAVSDLQARLTQPAEAGISPALNLNLNNLNVNTALNLPTQPLATQCFQLSNMFNPQSEEEPGWDVEIQDDVIEECNKHGGVVHIYVDKNSPQGNVYVKCPSIPVAMAAVSALHGRWFAGNMITAAYVPLPTYHNLFPDSVVATQLLVPSRR, encoded by the exons ATGGCAGATGATTTTGATATTGAAGCTATGCTGGAAGCACCTTATAAAAAG gatgaCATCAAGTCCAGTAGTGCCAATGGACATGAAGAGCGTAGTAAGAA GAAAAAGAAGAGTCGAAGTCGCAGCCGAAGCCGCGACAAACGGAGAAGCAAGAGTCGTGAACGCAAAAGAAGTAGAGACCGCAAGCGAAGCCGCAGCCGCGAAAGAAGGCGTAGCCGCAGCAAAGAGCGGCGGCGCAGTCGCTCCCGCAGCCGGGAGCGCGGCGGTCGATACCGAGCTCGCAGGAGTCCCTT TTCTGGGCCGAAATTTAACGGTGGTTCCAGAGGGAAGATTGGCCCACCACCTACCGTCAAACTAAG CAGGAGACGTTCCAGAAGCCGAAGCCCTTTCAGGAAAGACAAGAGCCCAGTGCG ggAACCGATTGACAATTTGACTCCAGAAGAGAGAGATGCACGCACAGTCTTCTGCATGCAGCTGGCTGCTCGAATCCGGCCTCGCGATCTGGAAGAGTTCTTCTCAGCCGTGGGAAAA GTAAGAGACGTCAGAATAATTTCTGACCGGAACTCAAGAAGATCGAAGGGGATAGCTTACATCGAGTTTGTGGAAGCCAACTCCGTACCACTGGCAATTGGCCTGACtggccagaggcttctgggggTGCCCATTATTGTCCAGGCCTCACAG GCGGAGAAGAACCgggcagctgcagcagccaACAACTTGCAGAAGGGGAGTGCTGGGCCTATGAGACTCTATGTGGGCTCTCTGCACTTCAACATCACAGAGGACATGCTGCGAGGCATCTTTGAGCCTTTCGGACGG ATTGAAAGTATCCAGCTGATGATGGACAGTGAAACTGGAAGATCCAAAGGATATGGCTTTATCACT TTTGCTGATGCTGAATGTGCTAAGAAAGCCCTAGAGCAGCTGAACGGCTTTGAGTTAGCTGGTCGGCCCATGAAGGTGGGCCACGTGACAGAGCGCACGGATGCTTCAACTGCCAGCTCCTTCCTCGACAGCGACGAGCTGGAGAGGACTGGGATTGACTTGGGAACCACGGGCCGACTACAGCTGATGGCCAGGCTTGCTGAAG GTACTGGCCTGCAGAttcctccagcagctcagcAGGCCCTACAGATGAGTGGATCGATTCCTTTCGGTGCCATGGCAGCCGTCTCGG ATTTACAAGCAAGGTTGACTCAACCAGCTGAAG CTGGCATCAGTCCTGCATTGAACTTGAACCTTAACAACCTGAATGTGAACACTGCTTTAAACCTGCCAACACAGCCACTGGCAACACAATGCTTCCAGCTCTCCAACATGTTCAACCCACAGTC TGAAGAGGAGCCTGGCTGGGATGTGGAAATCCAAGACGATGTCATTGAAGAATGCAACAAACATGGAGGtgttgtacatatatatgtggaCAAGAATTCACCACAG GGCAATGTGTATGTGAAGTGTCCCTCTATACCTGTTGCTATGGCTGCAGTGAGCGCGCTACATGGTCGGTGGTTTGCAG GAAATATGATCACAGCAGCTTATGTTCCTCTCCCAACTTACCACAACCTCTTCCCAGACTCTGTGGTGGCTACTCAGCTCCTGGTGCCCTCTCGCCGGTGA